A genomic window from Gemmatimonadaceae bacterium includes:
- a CDS encoding sodium/solute symporter (Members of the Solute:Sodium Symporter (SSS), TC 2.A.21 as described in tcdb.org, catalyze solute:Na+ symport. Known solutes for members of the family include sugars, amino acids, nucleosides, inositols, vitamins, urea or anions, depending on the system.) has protein sequence MHWDLVLPVLYLVVVAWIGLRVGRGTQDAESLFLAGRGLGFGVVGTSLFASNISSTTLIGLAGAAYASGIAVASYEWMAALVLLFAAVVLVPVYLRARILTLPDYVEQRFGRRARLYVAGVMVFLSVVVDTAGSLYAGALVLTVFLPQLPLWPTLIALGLFAGLYTAAGGLKAVMLTDALQAGVLLVGSLMITWAAFGHYDFSWSAVRAAVPDDHLHLVLPANDPNLPWPGLLLGLPVLGLYYWTTNQYITQRFLAARSVDHARWGAVLAAGLKVLPLFIMVLPGAMALGIVPGLERADAVFPTLARDLLPVGLRGLVIAAVMAAIMSTIDSALNAASAIVVYDLAALHERGLPPARLLRVARLTTLGFMVFAIAWAPMIARFPGIFAYLQEVFSYVVPPVAVVFIGGVLWRGATRQAAMPALLAGHAVGLALFVATRVGAWPLHFTVNAFLLAVVSSVALVAASRRGGETPEAGHVTLWSPALARVAPGTPWRRDYRVWASVVAAAVVATVLVFF, from the coding sequence ATGCACTGGGACCTCGTGCTCCCCGTCCTCTATCTCGTGGTGGTGGCGTGGATTGGCTTGCGAGTCGGTCGCGGCACCCAGGACGCGGAATCGCTCTTTCTTGCTGGACGCGGGCTCGGCTTCGGGGTCGTCGGGACCTCGCTGTTCGCGTCCAACATCTCCAGCACCACGCTGATCGGCCTCGCCGGCGCCGCCTACGCCTCCGGCATCGCGGTGGCGAGCTACGAATGGATGGCGGCGCTGGTGCTGCTCTTCGCCGCCGTGGTGCTGGTGCCGGTGTACCTGCGCGCCCGCATCCTGACGCTGCCGGACTACGTGGAGCAGCGCTTCGGACGCCGCGCCCGCCTCTACGTGGCCGGCGTGATGGTCTTTCTCTCGGTGGTGGTGGACACCGCCGGCAGCCTCTACGCCGGCGCGCTGGTGCTGACGGTGTTCCTGCCGCAGCTGCCGCTGTGGCCGACGCTCATCGCGCTGGGACTCTTCGCCGGGCTGTACACGGCCGCCGGCGGCCTCAAGGCGGTGATGCTCACCGATGCGCTGCAGGCGGGCGTGCTCTTGGTCGGCTCGCTGATGATTACCTGGGCCGCCTTCGGGCACTATGACTTCTCGTGGTCGGCGGTGCGGGCCGCGGTGCCGGACGACCACCTGCACTTGGTGCTCCCCGCCAACGACCCCAACCTGCCGTGGCCCGGCCTGTTGCTCGGCCTGCCGGTGCTCGGGCTCTACTACTGGACCACCAACCAGTACATCACGCAGCGCTTCCTCGCGGCGCGCTCGGTGGACCACGCGCGCTGGGGTGCGGTGTTGGCGGCGGGACTCAAGGTGCTGCCGCTGTTCATTATGGTCCTGCCGGGTGCGATGGCGCTGGGCATCGTGCCCGGCCTCGAGCGCGCCGATGCTGTGTTCCCGACGCTGGCGCGGGACCTCCTGCCGGTGGGCCTGCGCGGCCTGGTGATCGCCGCGGTGATGGCGGCGATTATGTCGACGATCGACTCGGCGCTCAACGCGGCTTCGGCCATCGTCGTGTACGACCTCGCGGCCCTGCACGAGCGGGGGCTTCCGCCGGCGCGACTGCTGCGCGTCGCGCGGTTGACGACGCTGGGCTTTATGGTGTTCGCGATCGCCTGGGCGCCGATGATCGCGCGCTTCCCGGGCATCTTCGCGTACCTGCAGGAGGTGTTCTCCTACGTGGTGCCGCCGGTGGCGGTGGTGTTCATCGGCGGGGTGCTCTGGCGCGGCGCGACGCGCCAGGCGGCGATGCCGGCGTTGCTCGCCGGCCACGCGGTGGGCCTCGCCCTCTTCGTGGCCACGCGCGTCGGCGCCTGGCCGCTGCACTTCACGGTGAACGCCTTCCTCTTGGCCGTCGTGAGCAGCGTCGCCCTCGTGGCCGCCTCCCGGCGCGGCGGTGAGACGCCGGAGGCCGGCCACGTGACGCTGTGGTCGCCGGCCCTCGCGCGGGTGGCGCCCGGTACGCCGTGGCGGCGCGACTACCGCGTGTGGGCGTCGGTCGTGGCGGCGGCCGTCGTCGCGACGGTCCTCGTGTTCTTCTAG
- the rsfS gene encoding ribosome silencing factor — protein sequence MPPAAPDTMTAARRAAEILLDNKAQDVVLLDLRPVSDMTDFFIVASGTSDTHVRATAGHVVDTLKKEGLRVHSVEGLEQGRWVLLDYVDFVVHVFHPTLRAFYQLERLWGDAPAVPVSA from the coding sequence ATGCCCCCAGCCGCACCCGACACGATGACCGCCGCCCGCCGCGCCGCCGAGATCCTGCTCGACAACAAGGCCCAGGACGTGGTCCTGCTGGACCTGCGTCCGGTCTCGGATATGACCGACTTCTTCATCGTCGCCAGCGGCACCTCGGACACCCACGTGCGCGCCACCGCCGGCCACGTCGTGGACACGCTCAAGAAGGAAGGCCTGCGCGTGCACTCGGTCGAGGGCCTCGAACAAGGCCGCTGGGTGCTCCTGGACTATGTGGACTTCGTCGTGCACGTCTTCCATCCGACGCTGCGCGCCTTCTACCAGCTCGAACGGCTCTGGGGGGATGCCCCGGCCGTGCCCGTCTCCGCCTGA
- the rpsF gene encoding 30S ribosomal protein S6 encodes MSREYEAVYIFDSALEDTAIAEKIEKHHGLLGLAAPATLDHWGRRQLAYKIKNKEAGYYVVARFSAEGKVLPEFERALKLDEGVIRYLISVHEHELGAPPMTEEQLAARRERDGDDDDDEE; translated from the coding sequence TTGTCTCGTGAATACGAGGCGGTGTACATCTTCGATTCTGCACTCGAAGACACCGCCATTGCCGAAAAGATCGAGAAGCATCACGGTCTGCTCGGCCTCGCTGCGCCTGCGACCCTCGATCACTGGGGCCGCCGCCAACTCGCCTACAAGATCAAGAACAAGGAAGCCGGCTACTACGTCGTCGCCCGCTTCTCCGCCGAGGGCAAGGTCCTGCCCGAGTTCGAGCGCGCGCTCAAGCTCGACGAAGGCGTGATCCGCTATCTCATTTCGGTGCACGAGCACGAGCTCGGCGCCCCGCCGATGACCGAAGAACAGCTCGCCGCGCGCCGGGAGCGCGATGGCGACGATGACGACGACGAGGAATAG
- the ychF gene encoding redox-regulated ATPase YchF, with protein sequence MLSLGIVGLPNVGKSSLFNALTAAKAEAANYPFCTIDPNVGVVNVPDPRLERLAEIVKPERTVPAAVQFVDIAGLVKGASTGEGRGNAFLSNIRETDAIVHVVRCFDDEDVIHVDGSVDPVRDRATIEFELALADLAVVEKRLDKAKRAAKTGDKDAAAEVSSLEKAHKPLADGQALWHVSLTPEDRERLKGLQLLTLKPILYAANVTDGELTGAEGAHVTALRAAIAADHEPAQVVTFSAKIEMELAELPPADKQEFLASLGIESAGLDRLIRGGYSLLGLQTYFTAGEKEVRAWTIKQGDTAPKAAGVIHTDFEKGFIRAETVSFADFVAHGGWKGAREKGVARAEGKEYVMQDGDVVLFRFNV encoded by the coding sequence ATGCTCTCTCTCGGAATCGTCGGCCTCCCCAACGTCGGCAAAAGCAGCCTCTTCAACGCCCTCACCGCCGCCAAGGCCGAAGCCGCAAACTATCCCTTCTGCACCATCGACCCCAACGTCGGCGTCGTGAACGTCCCCGACCCGCGCCTGGAGCGGCTGGCGGAGATCGTGAAGCCGGAGCGTACGGTGCCGGCCGCGGTGCAGTTCGTGGACATCGCCGGCCTCGTGAAGGGCGCGAGCACGGGCGAAGGCCGCGGCAATGCCTTCCTCTCGAACATCCGCGAGACGGACGCGATCGTGCACGTCGTGCGCTGCTTCGACGACGAGGACGTGATCCACGTGGACGGCTCGGTGGACCCGGTGCGCGACCGCGCGACGATCGAGTTCGAACTCGCACTGGCGGACCTCGCGGTGGTGGAGAAGCGGCTCGACAAAGCCAAGCGCGCCGCCAAGACGGGCGACAAGGACGCGGCCGCCGAAGTTTCGTCGCTGGAGAAGGCGCACAAGCCGCTGGCCGACGGGCAGGCGCTCTGGCACGTCTCGCTCACGCCGGAAGACCGCGAGCGCCTGAAGGGCCTGCAGCTGCTCACGCTCAAGCCGATCCTCTACGCCGCCAACGTCACCGACGGCGAGCTCACCGGCGCCGAGGGCGCGCACGTGACGGCGCTGCGCGCCGCGATCGCCGCCGACCACGAGCCGGCGCAGGTGGTGACCTTCTCGGCCAAGATCGAGATGGAACTCGCCGAGCTGCCACCGGCCGACAAGCAGGAGTTCCTCGCCTCACTCGGCATCGAGAGCGCCGGCCTCGACCGGTTGATCCGCGGCGGCTACTCCCTGCTCGGCCTGCAGACCTACTTCACGGCGGGCGAGAAGGAAGTGCGTGCCTGGACGATCAAGCAGGGCGACACGGCGCCGAAGGCGGCGGGTGTGATCCACACGGACTTCGAGAAGGGCTTCATCCGCGCCGAGACGGTGAGCTTCGCGGACTTCGTGGCGCACGGCGGCTGGAAGGGCGCGCGCGAGAAGGGCGTGGCCCGTGCGGAAGGAAAGGAATACGTGATGCAGGACGGCGATGTCGTACTCTTCCGCTTCAACGTGTGA
- the rpsR gene encoding 30S ribosomal protein S18, whose translation MRRNRKVCPVTEAGIRFIDYKDERFLSRFVTDTGKILPSRLSGVDARHQRQLAKAIKKARYLALLPYSRSQSAQQ comes from the coding sequence ATGCGCCGCAATCGTAAGGTCTGCCCGGTCACCGAGGCCGGCATTCGCTTCATCGACTACAAGGACGAGCGCTTCCTCTCCCGCTTCGTGACGGACACCGGGAAGATCCTCCCGAGCCGCCTCAGCGGAGTGGACGCCCGTCACCAGCGCCAGCTGGCCAAGGCCATCAAGAAGGCCCGCTACCTGGCCCTGTTGCCGTACTCGCGCAGCCAGTCGGCGCAGCAGTAA
- a CDS encoding HAD hydrolase family protein — protein MPPLRRAAKIASPPGSRASARKSPPREIARLEPTLASHHVAPAPRRRDIRVLGTDLDGTFLAGSDRARNALIAHFRDHPERRLLYVTGRSAASVRALIADGLLPQPDAMICDVGAFVVTDDAPDVAAELLAEIHAAWGDSGAQARAALAGLAGLRLQEDFGPYRVSYYCNDPRIAAEAAARLADLDCDVLASGGCYLDVLPRGINKGTTLRRLVAEWGAPGEAVLAAGDSANDLSMFHAGVCAVAVGNSDADLLAQMPAGDHLLRADGPGCDGILEALDAFGVELPRV, from the coding sequence GTGCCCCCATTGCGGCGCGCGGCCAAGATCGCCTCTCCACCTGGCTCTCGCGCCTCGGCGCGGAAGTCGCCGCCACGGGAGATTGCACGTCTGGAACCGACGCTGGCATCCCACCACGTCGCACCGGCCCCACGCCGGCGCGACATCCGCGTCCTCGGCACGGACCTCGACGGGACCTTTCTCGCCGGAAGCGACCGCGCCCGCAACGCCCTGATCGCGCATTTCCGCGACCACCCCGAACGGCGCCTGCTCTACGTGACGGGCCGTTCGGCGGCGAGCGTGCGCGCGCTCATCGCCGACGGCCTGCTGCCGCAGCCGGACGCGATGATCTGCGACGTCGGCGCCTTCGTCGTCACCGACGACGCGCCTGACGTGGCCGCCGAGCTGCTGGCCGAGATCCACGCCGCCTGGGGCGACTCGGGGGCACAGGCGCGCGCCGCATTGGCCGGACTCGCGGGCCTCAGGCTGCAGGAGGACTTCGGGCCGTACCGCGTCTCGTACTACTGCAACGATCCACGCATCGCGGCCGAGGCCGCCGCGCGCCTGGCCGACCTCGACTGCGACGTGCTCGCCTCCGGCGGCTGCTACCTCGACGTGCTCCCGCGCGGCATCAACAAGGGCACGACGCTCCGCCGCCTCGTGGCCGAGTGGGGCGCGCCGGGTGAGGCCGTACTCGCCGCCGGCGACAGCGCCAACGACCTCTCGATGTTCCACGCCGGCGTCTGCGCCGTCGCGGTCGGCAACTCCGACGCCGACTTGCTAGCCCAGATGCCGGCTGGCGATCACCTGCTGCGCGCCGATGGGCCCGGCTGCGACGGAATCCTCGAGGCCCTGGACGCCTTTGGCGTGGAGCTCCCCCGTGTCTGA
- the rplI gene encoding 50S ribosomal protein L9: protein MEVILRQAVDNLGHPGDIVEVSSGYARNFLLPRGIAYEATAGNKKRIAQEKERLEAAENARRDAASAIAKRLEEVSLTFSAKVGEEGTLFGSVTSADIQHQLEAQGFKEVEKRMIDLHEPIKALGVYKVAIRLHADVKPEIKVWVIKG from the coding sequence ATGGAAGTCATTCTTCGTCAGGCGGTGGACAACCTCGGGCATCCCGGGGACATCGTCGAAGTCTCGTCCGGCTACGCCCGCAACTTCCTGTTGCCGCGTGGCATCGCCTACGAGGCGACCGCCGGCAACAAGAAGCGCATCGCCCAGGAGAAGGAGCGCCTGGAGGCGGCCGAGAACGCCCGCCGCGACGCGGCCTCGGCCATCGCCAAGCGCCTCGAGGAAGTCTCGCTCACCTTCTCTGCCAAGGTCGGCGAGGAAGGCACGCTCTTCGGCTCCGTCACCTCGGCCGACATCCAGCACCAGCTGGAGGCCCAGGGCTTCAAGGAAGTCGAGAAGCGGATGATCGACCTGCACGAGCCGATCAAGGCGCTCGGCGTCTACAAGGTGGCCATCCGCCTGCACGCCGACGTGAAGCCCGAGATCAAGGTCTGGGTCATCAAGGGCTGA
- the ggpS gene encoding glucosylglycerol-phosphate synthase, translating into MSELVVVYHRQPFERAIVDGVETLRSHRSPNGIVPTLRGFFQHFDRGTWLAWTEVEAAKAGRIVSREAIAFSGEAYDVAQLGLTREQVTSFYKVTSKAALWPILHSFVDRFDYDAADWATFREVNERFAEATCEVAEPGAVVWLHDYNLWLAPKLIRARRPDLRLAFFHHTPFPGSDVFGVLPWRTEITESLLSCDRVGFHVPRYTENFATVARAFAGARVTKRQPVADRLQPDGWALQETSVVTELEWNGRRIHVDTVPLGVNVDRITETVAQDVTQRRAREIRAGSGVETLCFAVSRADYTKGTVELLDAFARLLERRPALIGHIKLHVVCVPPAPGIRVYDEIQSAIEQRVGNINGRFATLDWAPVVLFAQPLPFDELMAWYLASDICLVTALRDGLNLVAKEFIATKQGQDGRLVLSEFAGAAVELDAAVLTHPYSARSMDRALDEALDLSPEDERARAARLWDVTRTHDLAWWTREMLGRLGIADDAAATKAPAA; encoded by the coding sequence GTGTCTGAACTTGTCGTCGTCTACCATCGCCAGCCCTTCGAACGCGCCATCGTCGACGGCGTGGAGACGCTGCGCAGTCACCGCAGTCCCAACGGCATCGTGCCGACGCTGCGCGGCTTCTTCCAGCACTTCGACCGCGGCACCTGGCTGGCGTGGACGGAGGTCGAAGCGGCCAAGGCGGGACGCATCGTCTCGCGCGAAGCCATCGCCTTCAGCGGCGAGGCCTACGATGTGGCGCAACTCGGCCTCACGCGCGAGCAGGTCACTTCGTTCTACAAGGTCACGTCCAAGGCGGCCCTGTGGCCGATCCTGCACAGCTTCGTGGATCGCTTTGACTACGACGCCGCCGACTGGGCGACCTTCCGCGAGGTGAACGAGCGCTTCGCCGAGGCCACCTGCGAGGTGGCGGAGCCAGGCGCCGTCGTCTGGCTGCACGACTACAACCTGTGGCTCGCGCCCAAGCTCATCCGCGCGCGGCGCCCGGACCTGCGCCTCGCGTTCTTCCACCACACGCCCTTCCCGGGCAGCGACGTCTTCGGCGTGCTCCCCTGGCGCACCGAGATCACCGAGAGCCTGCTCAGCTGCGACCGGGTGGGCTTCCACGTGCCGCGCTACACCGAGAACTTCGCGACCGTCGCGCGGGCCTTCGCCGGCGCGCGCGTGACCAAGCGCCAACCCGTCGCCGACCGGCTGCAGCCGGACGGCTGGGCGCTGCAGGAGACCTCCGTGGTCACCGAGCTGGAGTGGAACGGTCGCCGCATCCACGTGGACACGGTGCCGCTGGGCGTGAACGTGGACCGCATCACCGAGACCGTCGCGCAGGACGTCACGCAGCGGCGCGCCCGGGAGATCCGCGCCGGCTCGGGCGTCGAGACGCTGTGCTTCGCCGTCAGCCGTGCGGATTACACCAAGGGCACCGTCGAGCTGCTCGACGCCTTCGCGCGGTTGCTGGAGCGCCGCCCCGCGCTCATCGGCCACATCAAGCTCCACGTCGTCTGCGTGCCGCCGGCCCCGGGCATCCGCGTGTACGACGAGATCCAATCGGCCATCGAGCAGCGCGTCGGCAACATCAACGGCCGCTTCGCCACGCTCGACTGGGCGCCGGTGGTGCTCTTCGCGCAGCCCCTGCCCTTCGACGAACTGATGGCCTGGTACCTCGCCAGCGACATCTGCCTCGTGACGGCCCTGCGCGACGGACTCAACCTCGTCGCCAAGGAATTCATCGCCACCAAGCAGGGCCAGGACGGCCGGCTCGTGCTGTCGGAGTTCGCCGGCGCGGCCGTCGAGCTCGACGCGGCGGTGCTCACGCACCCCTACTCGGCGCGTTCGATGGACCGCGCGCTGGACGAGGCGCTGGACCTCTCGCCGGAAGACGAGCGGGCCCGCGCCGCACGGCTCTGGGACGTCACCCGCACGCACGACCTCGCGTGGTGGACGCGCGAGATGCTCGGCCGCCTCGGCATCGCCGACGATGCCGCGGCGACCAAGGCGCCCGCGGCCTAG
- a CDS encoding DUF2232 domain-containing protein, whose protein sequence is MTQEEGAAPPREQGWRGPLLAFLALLFLPGAPPFALLLPVDQILLLLAPTLALGAVVGWRRGGRLSLALAWTVFAAWVLWAPGAQTPFALMARGWGVILAASFAAVQTLEVDWTFLPRALTAILAALVLGTMAVVMTDGGLAAASEVLTEEFARRGEEMLAAWREFTSQPQWQELVKENASADQLALQVERQFTALPPVAVRLAPALLALESLMVLALGWALYHRFGRVRLGPPLAALRDLRFHDAFVWGLIGGLLVLVVPMPAAVTALGLNALVFFSALFALRGLGVMVWFLAPGRWMAIVWSLVLVMFWSVIAAVALVIGVGDIWLDWRRRPRPQSQRSE, encoded by the coding sequence GTGACGCAGGAGGAGGGCGCGGCACCGCCGCGCGAGCAAGGCTGGCGGGGCCCACTCCTCGCCTTCCTCGCCCTGCTGTTCCTACCGGGAGCGCCGCCGTTCGCGCTGCTGTTGCCGGTGGACCAGATCCTGCTTCTGCTGGCCCCCACGCTCGCCTTGGGCGCGGTGGTCGGATGGAGACGCGGGGGACGGTTGTCCCTCGCACTCGCCTGGACGGTGTTTGCCGCCTGGGTGCTGTGGGCGCCGGGAGCACAGACGCCGTTCGCGCTGATGGCGCGGGGGTGGGGCGTGATCCTGGCGGCGAGTTTCGCGGCGGTGCAGACGTTGGAGGTGGACTGGACCTTCCTCCCGCGGGCGCTGACGGCGATCCTCGCGGCGCTGGTGCTGGGCACGATGGCGGTCGTGATGACCGATGGCGGCCTGGCGGCGGCGAGTGAGGTGCTGACGGAGGAGTTCGCGCGACGTGGCGAGGAGATGCTCGCCGCCTGGCGCGAGTTCACCTCGCAGCCGCAGTGGCAGGAGCTGGTGAAGGAAAACGCCAGTGCCGACCAACTCGCGCTGCAGGTGGAGCGGCAGTTCACCGCGCTTCCCCCGGTGGCAGTGCGGTTGGCCCCGGCGCTGCTGGCGCTGGAGTCGTTGATGGTCCTCGCGCTGGGATGGGCGCTGTACCATCGCTTTGGACGGGTGCGGCTGGGACCGCCGCTCGCCGCCCTGCGGGACCTGCGGTTTCACGACGCCTTCGTCTGGGGGCTGATTGGGGGGCTGCTGGTGCTGGTGGTCCCGATGCCGGCGGCCGTCACGGCGCTCGGCCTCAACGCGCTCGTGTTCTTCAGTGCCTTGTTCGCGCTTCGCGGGCTCGGCGTGATGGTGTGGTTCTTGGCTCCAGGCCGATGGATGGCCATCGTCTGGTCCCTCGTGTTGGTGATGTTCTGGAGTGTCATCGCAGCGGTCGCCCTCGTCATCGGCGTGGGAGACATCTGGCTCGACTGGCGACGCCGGCCGCGGCCGCAATCCCAACGTTCGGAGTAG